The nucleotide sequence GTAAAAGATATTTCCTAGGTGGAACATCTAGTAAAATTTCACAAAGTTGTTATGAAAAAATTTATAATTTCATAGGTCATGAGAATTTAAAAAAATATGAACCTTGGATATTTTCAAATTTATATTACAAAGATAAAGAGGATAATATAGTTCAAATTTCATGTACTGTAGTTTATGAAAGAGTAAAAACACAGTATGGCTTATTTGGAGATGAAGGTAGAGGATTTAGTTTTAAGAAAAACAGCTTTGAAAGTCTTGGTGGTGGAAACAAATTCATTCTAACAAACAACAAATTTATAAAAGCAAACAAGGACAAGTAAGTGCAAACTAAAAAATCAAATAAAGAGCTAATAAATTGCTTTAAAGACTATATTGATATAGCTGATG is from Campylobacter concisus and encodes:
- a CDS encoding tRNA 2-selenouridine synthase; translated protein: MKFLAITLLLLTSIFLIACSANQANKKISNSELENLAKQYGGVYIFDEKFEKEIERIEAERKELRKNTKGKDLGGGLYAVNTKLVDEKFPQILSNGKRYFLGGTSSKISQSCYEKIYNFIGHENLKKYEPWIFSNLYYKDKEDNIVQISCTVVYERVKTQYGLFGDEGRGFSFKKNSFESLGGGNKFILTNNKFIKANKDK